A genome region from Lytechinus pictus isolate F3 Inbred chromosome 14, Lp3.0, whole genome shotgun sequence includes the following:
- the LOC129275907 gene encoding A disintegrin and metalloproteinase with thrombospondin motifs adt-2-like, with the protein MAETHLGTAITSGCPGKGERMLTCEGEPCPTQGPPQIEGFMDWQDWKEWSHCPGKCSQRLRYRDCNEYGQRMAVGCRGKHVEIQNCGIPSCPKMKKEAETSRTKEIDDIFWSQWDPWTPCGRTCGGGKMYRKRVCHKMRPPHAMVAYHDCGAHDVEDRKCNTQLCPGQKPKPKKVFMGTWTPWAPWFKCSTKCAGGTKERYRTCLGKAGEELGIAECVGGDIQYGDCGDPKCKPKPHVWKPKPAVKKKMAQWTEWETWLKCDKKCGPGERDRWRECMAGEKYRKQEECGDPNGYKELEPCYLKPCEEIIRAGVEWTPWKEWSDCNCDDGTRERYRICQYETSKEYTLGCRGEYKDTSSCSSTSCGGQGGSLSMPRTGAGAAPGRTDKSNVQHKNNPPKQSSSRPDVKAWSTWNDWSTCTATCGKGTRSRWRQCEGPDQSLAAGCVGEYMDFSDCESQPCQSASRSGSSQGSSSGSSQVLPSGSNQGSRLDSSQGSRFGSNQGLPSGSSQG; encoded by the exons ATGGCAGAGACTCATCTAGGTACGGCAATTACATCTGGATGCCCCGGTAAAGGTGAAAGGATGTTAACGTGTGAGGGTGAACCATGTCCAACACAAGGCC CTCCCCAGATAGAAGGCTTCATGGACTGGCAAGATTGGAAAGAGTGGTCGCACTGCCCTGGCAAATGCAGCCAGAGGCTCCGCTACCGCGATTGCAACGAGTATGGACAGCGGATGGCCGTGGGTTGCCGTGGTAAACACGTGGAAATTCAGAATTGCGGGATACCCAGCTGTCCAAAGATGAAAAAAGAGGCCGAAACATCTAGGACTAAAGAGATAG ACGATATATTTTGGAGCCAGTGGGATCCATGGACGCCATGCGGCAGAACATGCGGAGGGGGAAAGATGTATCGAAAACGCGTATGTCACAAAATGAGGCCTCCCCATGCCATGGTTGCCTATCATGATTGTGGAGCTCACGATGTGGAAGATCGAAAATGCAACACCCAGTTATGCCCAGGTCAAAAAC CTAAGccaaaaaaggtcttcatgGGTACATGGACACCATGGGCGCCTTGGTTTAAATGCAGCACCAAGTGTGCAGGGGGTACTAAAGAGCGATACCGTACATGCCTTGGTAAAGCTGGCGAGGAGCTCGGAATTGCGGAGTGTGTAGGTGGCGACATCCAGTATGGTGATTGCGGAGATCCGAAGTGTAAGCCCAAACCTCACGTATGGAAACCTAAGCCTGCTGTTAAAAAGA AAATGGCTCAATGGACGGAGTGGGAGACGTGGCTGAAATGCGACAAGAAATGCGGTCCCGGTGAAAGGGACCGTTGGCGGGAATGTATGGCCGGGGAGAAATACAGGAAACAGGAGGAATGTGGTGACCCTAATGGTTACAAAGAGCTAGAACCCTGCTACTTGAAACCCTGCGAAGAAATAATTAGGG CTGGCGTCGAATGGACACCCTGGAAGGAATGGTCTGATTGCAATTGTGACGATGGCACTCGAGAACGATATCGGATATGTCAATATGAAACATCAAAGGAGTATACTTTGGGATGCAGGGGTGAATACAAAGATACCAGCTCCTGCAGTTCAACGTCTTGTGGAGGGCAAGGTGGGTCGCTTTCCATGCCAAGGACAGGGGCGGGTGCCGCCCCTGGGAGAACAGACAAGTCCAATGTCCAACACAAGAACAACCCTCCTAAACAATCCAGCAGTAGACCGGACGTCAAGGCTTGGTCAACATGGAATGATTGGTCAACTTGTACCGCAACCTGCGGCAAAGGCACCCGATCCCGTTGGCGTCAATGTGAAGGCCCTGATCAATCCCTGGCTGCTGGCTGCGTCGGGGAGTACATGGACTTCAGCGACTGCGAATCTCAGCCTTGTCAGTCAGCTTCCCGTTCAGGCTCGAGTCAAGGTTCCAGTTCTGGGTCGAGTCAAGTTTTACCTTCCGGTTCGAATCAAGGTTCGCGTTTGGATTCGAGTCAAGGTTCTAGATTCGGTTCTAATCAAGGTTTACCGTCCGGTTCAAGTCAAGGT
- the LOC129275906 gene encoding uncharacterized protein LOC129275906: MNDRFVLVDLTDLEIKRVEPDDEGVYVCAILSGDKTFNRHVVLLKIHSKSDGGGGGSLIIPVIIPIVIIILIAVVVVIQRRSRTKASDGKSKPEKSKEKKSKESESADEDEEQEEDFEPELGLGVPPPPPPPPSMNNSNAANEWVVAESPPSQIPSPPPRTRIFRNDLFPADDWTLDESPSPPPPPETPPPPPPTVAAPPIPTFIPAPPVVAPPHPPQPFTDVPFQQTGSPLPPGYAPSRNNNSNAEYDGVWTYSFSSWPPHFPP; encoded by the exons ATGAATG ATCGTTTTGTACTTGTCGACCTTACTGATCTTGAAATCAAGCGTGTAGAACCAGACGATGAGGGTGTGTATGTTTGCGCAATTCTATCAGGGGACAAGACATTCAACCGCCACGTTGTACTGCTTAAAA TTCACTCCAAAAGTGATGGTGGAGGCGGAG gTTCTCTGATTATTCCTGTTATTATTcccatcgttatcatcattttGATCGCCGTCGTTGTTGTAATACAGAG acgaTCTAGGACCAAAGCTAGTGATGGAAAGTCTAAACCGGAGAAGAGCAAAGAGAAAAAGTCAAAGGAATCTGAATCAGCTGATGAAGACGAAGAGCAAGAAGAAGATTTTGAGCCTGAGCTGGGTCTTGGTGTACCACCTCCTCCCCCTCCACCACCATCCATGAATAATTCAAACGCAGCGAATGAATGGGTGGTTGCCGAATCACCACCATCTCAAATACCCTCGCCACCACCTCGTACTCGAATCTTCAGGAATGATCTATTTCCAGCAGATGACTGGACACTTGATGAATCACCATCACCCCCTCCACCACCAGAAACCCCTCCTCCACCTCCACCTACCGTGGCGGCGCCTCCAATACCAACCTTTATACCCGCTCCACCAGTAGTTGCACCTCCTCACCCACCACAGCCGTTCACGGATGTACCTTTTCAACAAACTGGGTCACCACTTCCACCAGGTTATGCACCTTCTAGAAATAATAATTCCAATGCAGAATATGATGGTGTGTGGACCTATTCCTTTTCTTCTTGGCCTCCTCATTTCCCTCCCTGA